One genomic window of Micromonospora sp. WMMD1128 includes the following:
- a CDS encoding chorismate-binding protein, whose translation MTVRTLLIDNYDSYTFNLYQLIAQTYGVEPQVLRNDSPRLTAEFARRFDAVIISPGPGRPQVPEDIGRCLDIIRDSGRPVLGVCLGHQALGYLCGAAVGPAPRPRHGHLSRIRHDGGLFAGLPQNFVAVRYHSLCVAEPLPDDLVADAWAEDGVVMGLRHRFRPWFGVQFHPESVSSEHGSRLLLNFRRLVGEGTTNGLRAIGDAADPGPASSATKEQAGGWLLRHRRMSGASAPEVRPPEQVGTVDPEWVFQRITGDRPYAFWLDSSRVVPGVSRFSFLGHPGGPDGEVLRYASTTGMVEVLDPTGVQIGVEAGDIFTVLQRRLDERRIADRGEFPFDLPSGYVGYFGYEMKADCGAPNRHVAETPDAVWMAATRMVALDHQTGEVWLLALCRATDTQIAAADGWLDSTAALLRAGPVGHPVDDADRHASRSTGGRAGPERTYDPERWLSRGRERYLADIRTCLDLLRAGESYEICLTNELRAPYDGCGVELYLRQRRHNPAPYAAYLRLGETQILCSSPERFLRIDRTGVVEAKPIKGTAPRATDPEQDQALRAELRDSPKTRAENLMIVDLLRNDLGQVCEIGSVHVPSFMAVESYATVHQLVSTVRGRKRRSVSPTRIVRACFPGGSMTGAPKPRTMRLLGEIEDRARGVYSGALGFFGLTGGVDLNIVIRTAVLHRGILQVGAGGAIVLGSDPDAEYDEMRLKLTAPLPGWTAQANSVPEGSGVR comes from the coding sequence GTGACGGTGCGCACCCTGCTGATCGACAACTATGACTCGTACACGTTCAACCTCTATCAGCTGATCGCCCAGACCTACGGCGTCGAGCCGCAGGTGCTGCGAAACGACAGCCCGCGGTTGACCGCGGAATTCGCACGGCGGTTCGATGCGGTGATCATCTCGCCGGGTCCAGGCCGGCCACAGGTCCCGGAAGACATCGGTCGCTGTCTCGACATCATCCGCGACAGCGGCCGGCCGGTGCTCGGGGTGTGCCTCGGCCACCAGGCCCTGGGCTACCTCTGCGGAGCCGCTGTCGGGCCGGCGCCTCGGCCGCGCCACGGCCACCTGAGCCGCATACGGCACGACGGCGGGCTCTTCGCCGGTCTGCCGCAGAATTTCGTGGCGGTCCGCTACCACTCGCTCTGCGTCGCCGAACCGCTACCTGACGACCTGGTCGCCGACGCCTGGGCCGAGGACGGGGTGGTGATGGGTCTGCGGCATCGCTTCCGTCCCTGGTTCGGGGTGCAGTTCCATCCGGAATCGGTGAGCTCCGAGCACGGCAGCCGGTTGCTGCTGAACTTCCGCCGGCTGGTGGGAGAGGGCACGACAAACGGTTTGCGCGCGATCGGCGACGCCGCCGACCCGGGCCCGGCATCGAGCGCCACCAAGGAGCAGGCCGGCGGTTGGCTGCTGCGCCACCGACGGATGTCCGGCGCTTCCGCTCCGGAGGTGCGGCCGCCGGAGCAGGTCGGAACGGTCGACCCCGAGTGGGTCTTCCAACGGATCACCGGCGACCGGCCGTACGCATTCTGGCTGGACAGCAGCCGGGTCGTACCCGGCGTGTCGCGGTTTTCGTTCCTGGGGCACCCGGGCGGGCCGGACGGGGAGGTGCTCCGGTACGCCAGTACCACCGGCATGGTCGAGGTGCTCGACCCGACCGGCGTCCAGATCGGCGTCGAGGCGGGGGACATCTTCACCGTGTTGCAGCGCCGCCTCGACGAGCGCCGGATCGCGGACCGCGGGGAGTTTCCCTTCGACCTGCCCAGCGGCTACGTCGGCTACTTCGGCTACGAGATGAAGGCGGACTGCGGCGCACCGAACCGACACGTCGCCGAGACCCCGGACGCGGTCTGGATGGCCGCGACCCGGATGGTGGCCCTGGACCATCAGACCGGTGAGGTGTGGCTGCTGGCGCTCTGCCGCGCCACCGACACCCAGATCGCGGCCGCGGACGGCTGGCTGGACAGCACGGCCGCCCTGCTGCGCGCCGGACCCGTCGGCCACCCGGTCGACGACGCCGACAGGCACGCCAGTCGGTCGACCGGCGGGCGCGCGGGGCCGGAACGGACGTACGACCCGGAGCGCTGGCTGTCCCGTGGACGCGAGCGCTACCTGGCGGACATCCGCACCTGCCTGGATCTGCTCCGGGCCGGAGAGAGTTACGAGATCTGCCTGACCAACGAGCTCCGGGCCCCGTACGACGGGTGCGGTGTCGAGCTCTATCTGCGGCAGCGCCGGCACAATCCGGCACCGTACGCCGCCTATCTCCGCCTGGGGGAGACGCAGATTCTCTGCTCCTCGCCGGAGCGCTTCCTGCGGATCGACCGGACCGGGGTGGTCGAGGCCAAGCCGATCAAGGGAACCGCTCCTCGGGCCACCGACCCCGAGCAGGACCAGGCACTGCGAGCCGAGCTGCGCGACTCACCGAAGACCCGGGCGGAGAATCTGATGATCGTCGACCTGCTCCGGAACGACCTCGGGCAGGTCTGCGAAATCGGCAGCGTCCATGTGCCGTCGTTCATGGCGGTGGAGTCGTATGCGACCGTGCATCAGCTGGTCTCGACGGTGCGCGGCCGCAAACGCCGGTCGGTCTCACCTACCCGGATCGTCCGGGCCTGTTTCCCCGGCGGTTCGATGACCGGAGCACCGAAGCCGCGAACGATGCGGCTGCTCGGTGAGATCGAGGATCGGGCGCGGGGCGTCTACTCCGGAGCGCTGGGTTTCTTCGGCCTGACCGGCGGGGTGGACCTCAACATCGTCATCCGGACCGCGGTCCTGCACCGGGGAATCCTCCAGGTCGGCGCCGGCGGCGCCATCGTGCTCGGGTCCGACCCGGATGCCGAATACGACGAGATGCGGCTGAAGCTGACCGCGCCGCTACCCGGCTGGACGGCGCAGGCGAACAGCGTCCCGGAGGGGAGCGGCGTCCGGTGA
- a CDS encoding non-ribosomal peptide synthetase translates to MHGVQYDAREIEASVRECVAAGHVCAIQPEHGGELTLILEAADADGPELARRVMGAVVDRHGLAPGTVCLVPGGELDGSGQPDGASGGAAPWRHEVLRRLRAGELTVAYRHEARTSGDRTAPSALGDSPTATAAGGGPVPGAAPTQAGPGLTAEVMRADVAQLLGIEPTDIDPDVDLVGLGLDSLRTMQLVNQWRRGGTDLTFAELAEAPVLNRWWELLAAAGTGAAEPAEVHPVDETAPFPLTPVQHAYWIGRRDDQVLGGVGCHFYVEFDGGGAGGTAPVDPDRLAEAVRALLRRHDLLRARFLDDGTQQIQPEPTWPGLVVHDLRAAGAAEVDAELAAARDKLAHRRLAVELGEVFDLRLSLLPGGRHRLHLNFDLLVADVLSIQLILTDLTRLYLDGPPADLPPLPYGFPTYLAHQESRRQQARERDRDYWRERLPDLPDGPQLPLAVEPALIETTRFQRRDHLLDRAARGRLEHLARQHGVTLPMVLATAYAEVLGAWSAEQRFLLNLPLFDREIVDPHVARLVADFTNLLPMDVDLRGPGSFGQRVHGLQEQLRAGIGHSAYTGVEVLRDLARTRPDDRIPAPVVFTSAIGMGDLVGEEVQRTFGRLGWMLSQTPQAWLDHQVTERDGGLYLVWDAVAELFPPGVLDDMFAGYLRLLDWLARGEWDEPSPALLPAAQAAVRRTANATGGPVPDRPLHADFFDLAGADPGRTALIATDRVVSYGDLADRSLRIAAALRDRGIGRGDVVGVTLPKGPEQIAAVLGVLAAGAAYLPAGPDQPPARRARMLRRAAVRVVLTDDDVAGWPDGVEPVPVATTAAREPLDGCVAVPMTDPAYVIFTSGSTGEPKGVEITHIAARNTVDDVNERLGVDRNDRVLAVSALDFDLSVYDIFGLLSVGGALVLVEEDERRDAYRWVELCRTHHVTVWNTVPALLDMLLLAAGDPDRPARTLPELRLVLVSGDWIGLDLPGRAATATGGGRFVALGGATEASIWSNHVEVAEVPAHWPSVPYGRPLRNQRYRVVDDQGRDRPDWVPGELWIGGLGVASGYRGDPEATEGSFLTVADARWYRTGDLGRYWPDGTLEFLGRTDHQVKVRGHRIELGEVEAALLAHPAVAAAVVLAVGQPTRLAATIVPRPEAAADDAEEGRPSVGGDELLAFLRERLPAHSVPASVTSVTELPLTSNGKVDRRALAARAGDAVAPAAVEPPRGEIEETVAAIWAELLGTTAVGRWDNFFALGGDSLLATRMISRLNAAGFAGADLGRLFRTAELASFAADLRHGGPERPTPTLRPDPEHRYDPFPLTDVQRAYWIGRTDTFALGGVGCHFYTEYDGAGIDLDRLTDAWNRVIERHEMLRAVFLPSGEQRILPSVPRFEIPVVEVGSGAAEEVLARQRDAMSHQVLDAGRWPLFDVRAVRYGDRTRLAVSIDSILIDALSAMILMREVDTFYRRPDAELPPVGVSFRDYVLDAGPDEGSRAESESYWSDRVDSLPEGPALPLARDPATMQRPRFLRREQQLPEPQWRRLRELAQRHGLTGSALLATAFAEVLGAWSARGDLTLNVTLFDRRDVHPDIDAVLGDFTSLLLVGYQPEPDESWLDAARRMQRRMGEDLAHSDVSAVWVMRELARRRGSLEVSMPVVFTSTLGVTDDVVVEPSFAERVWGVSQTPQVWLDHQVMERAGGLLLVWDAVEELFPAGVLDAMFAAYMRLLEWLAEGAWAEPVPALLPAEQRIVRADVNATAGPVPDGLLHTGFFRRAAESPERVALLSADGELTYGELAGQALRVAGALLGHGVRPGDLVGITLPKGPEQVAAVLGTLAAGAVYVPCGVDQPPLRRNRIFAGAGVRLVLTDTAARDWPETVRAVPLTDAVRATATAEPVPLSPDAPAYVIFTSGSTGEPKGVEITHAAAGNTVDDVNERFGVRETDRVLAVSALDFDLSVYDIFGLLAAGGALVLPAEQERREPQSWLRLCREHQVTLWNSVPALLDMLLVALSGDAPAPAPGLRLVLVSGDWVGVDLPGRAAAAFDGCRFVALGGATEAAIWSNAVEVTEVPESWTAVPYGLPLRNQRYRVVDDRGRDCPDWVAGELWIGGAGVATGYRNDPERTRERFVDYAGERWYRTGDLGRYWPDGTLEFLGRTDQQVKVRGHRIELGEVTAALAAHPALSTAAAVAVGRPPRLVAFGVTEVGCGDEDLAGLEEFVAARLPGYAVPGVCLVLDELPLTANGKVDRSALEKLADEDGGPAEPGEPPRGEVEEAVAAIWARLLDLPGVGREENFIALGGDSQLAARLAAALRERFGVDISLRQLFAAPTIAGTARLIDGFEEGAL, encoded by the coding sequence ATGCACGGTGTGCAATACGACGCGCGGGAGATCGAAGCTTCGGTGCGTGAGTGTGTCGCCGCCGGGCACGTCTGCGCCATCCAGCCGGAGCACGGCGGGGAGCTGACGCTGATCCTGGAAGCGGCTGACGCCGACGGGCCGGAGCTGGCGCGCCGGGTCATGGGCGCCGTGGTGGACCGGCATGGACTGGCCCCGGGCACCGTCTGCCTGGTCCCCGGTGGGGAGTTGGACGGTTCGGGCCAGCCGGACGGTGCGAGTGGCGGCGCCGCTCCGTGGCGGCACGAGGTGCTGCGGCGGCTCCGGGCCGGCGAACTCACCGTGGCCTACCGGCACGAGGCCCGGACCAGCGGCGACCGAACCGCCCCGAGCGCCCTCGGCGACTCGCCAACCGCCACCGCGGCCGGTGGCGGACCGGTTCCGGGCGCCGCCCCGACGCAGGCCGGTCCCGGCCTGACCGCCGAGGTGATGCGCGCCGACGTGGCCCAGCTGCTGGGGATCGAACCGACCGACATCGACCCGGACGTCGACCTGGTGGGGCTCGGCCTCGACTCGCTGCGCACGATGCAGCTGGTGAACCAGTGGCGGCGCGGCGGCACCGACCTGACCTTCGCGGAGCTGGCCGAGGCGCCGGTACTCAACCGGTGGTGGGAGTTGCTCGCGGCGGCCGGGACCGGAGCGGCCGAGCCGGCGGAGGTCCACCCGGTCGACGAGACCGCGCCGTTCCCGTTGACCCCGGTGCAGCACGCCTACTGGATCGGCCGCCGGGACGACCAGGTCCTCGGCGGGGTCGGCTGCCATTTCTACGTCGAGTTCGACGGCGGCGGGGCCGGCGGCACCGCACCGGTCGACCCGGACCGGCTGGCCGAAGCGGTCCGTGCCCTGCTGCGCCGGCACGACCTGCTGCGGGCCCGCTTCCTCGACGACGGCACCCAGCAGATCCAGCCCGAACCGACCTGGCCCGGTCTGGTGGTGCACGACCTGCGTGCCGCCGGCGCGGCCGAGGTCGACGCGGAGCTGGCCGCGGCGCGGGACAAGCTGGCGCACCGGCGGCTGGCGGTCGAGCTGGGCGAGGTGTTCGACCTGCGCCTCAGCCTGCTGCCCGGTGGGCGCCACCGGCTGCATCTGAACTTCGACCTGCTCGTCGCCGACGTCCTGAGTATCCAGCTCATCCTGACGGACCTGACCCGCCTCTATCTCGACGGCCCGCCGGCGGATCTGCCGCCGCTGCCGTACGGCTTCCCGACGTACCTGGCGCACCAGGAGAGCCGGCGCCAGCAGGCCCGTGAGCGGGACCGGGATTACTGGCGGGAGCGCCTGCCCGACCTGCCGGACGGTCCGCAGCTACCGCTCGCCGTCGAGCCGGCGCTCATCGAGACGACCCGGTTCCAGCGGCGCGACCACCTGCTGGACCGGGCCGCGCGGGGGCGGCTGGAGCACCTGGCCCGGCAGCACGGGGTCACCCTGCCGATGGTTCTCGCCACCGCGTACGCCGAAGTGCTCGGCGCCTGGAGCGCCGAACAACGGTTCCTGCTCAATCTGCCGCTCTTCGACCGGGAGATCGTCGACCCCCACGTGGCGCGGCTCGTCGCCGACTTCACCAACCTGCTCCCGATGGATGTCGACCTCCGCGGGCCCGGCTCGTTCGGGCAGCGGGTGCACGGGCTCCAGGAGCAGCTCCGAGCCGGCATCGGGCACAGCGCGTACACCGGGGTCGAGGTGCTCCGGGACCTCGCGCGCACCCGACCGGACGACCGCATTCCGGCGCCTGTGGTCTTCACCAGCGCGATCGGCATGGGCGACCTGGTGGGCGAGGAGGTCCAGCGGACCTTCGGCCGGCTCGGGTGGATGCTGTCGCAGACTCCGCAGGCGTGGCTCGACCACCAGGTGACCGAACGCGACGGTGGCCTGTATCTGGTGTGGGACGCGGTGGCGGAGCTCTTCCCGCCCGGCGTGCTCGACGACATGTTCGCCGGCTACCTGCGGTTGCTGGACTGGCTGGCGCGAGGCGAGTGGGACGAACCGTCCCCCGCGCTCCTCCCCGCGGCGCAGGCCGCCGTGCGTCGCACGGCGAACGCCACCGGGGGACCGGTGCCGGACCGCCCGCTCCACGCCGACTTCTTCGACCTGGCGGGGGCCGATCCGGGTCGGACCGCGCTGATCGCGACAGACCGGGTGGTCAGCTACGGCGACCTGGCCGACCGCTCGCTGCGGATCGCGGCGGCCCTGCGCGACCGGGGCATCGGGCGGGGCGACGTGGTCGGGGTGACCCTGCCGAAGGGCCCGGAGCAGATCGCGGCGGTGCTCGGGGTGCTGGCCGCCGGGGCGGCGTACCTGCCGGCCGGGCCGGATCAGCCGCCGGCCCGCCGGGCCCGGATGCTGCGGCGGGCGGCGGTACGGGTGGTGCTCACCGACGACGACGTCGCCGGCTGGCCGGACGGGGTCGAGCCGGTGCCGGTCGCGACGACGGCGGCCCGGGAGCCGCTCGACGGCTGCGTCGCGGTGCCGATGACCGACCCAGCGTACGTGATCTTCACGTCCGGTTCGACCGGCGAGCCCAAGGGGGTGGAGATCACCCACATCGCGGCCCGGAACACCGTCGACGACGTCAACGAGCGGCTCGGCGTGGACCGGAACGACCGGGTGCTCGCCGTCTCGGCGCTCGACTTCGACCTGTCGGTGTACGACATCTTCGGACTGCTCTCGGTCGGCGGGGCGCTGGTGCTGGTGGAGGAGGACGAGCGGCGGGACGCGTACCGCTGGGTCGAGCTCTGCCGCACCCACCACGTGACCGTCTGGAACACCGTCCCCGCACTGTTGGACATGCTGCTGCTCGCGGCCGGCGACCCCGACCGGCCGGCTCGGACACTGCCGGAGCTGCGCCTGGTGTTGGTCTCGGGCGACTGGATCGGCCTCGACCTGCCGGGACGCGCGGCCACCGCCACCGGTGGCGGCCGGTTCGTCGCCCTCGGCGGTGCCACCGAGGCGTCGATCTGGTCGAACCACGTGGAGGTGGCCGAGGTTCCCGCCCACTGGCCGAGCGTCCCGTACGGCCGTCCACTGCGGAACCAGCGGTACCGGGTCGTCGACGACCAGGGCCGGGACCGCCCCGACTGGGTCCCCGGCGAGCTGTGGATCGGCGGTCTCGGCGTCGCCAGCGGCTACCGGGGGGACCCGGAGGCGACCGAGGGCTCCTTCCTGACCGTCGCCGACGCCCGCTGGTACCGCACCGGTGACCTGGGCCGGTACTGGCCCGACGGCACCCTGGAGTTCCTCGGCCGCACCGACCACCAGGTGAAGGTCCGCGGCCACCGGATCGAGTTGGGCGAGGTCGAGGCCGCGCTGCTGGCCCATCCGGCGGTCGCCGCCGCCGTGGTGCTTGCGGTCGGCCAGCCGACCCGCCTGGCCGCGACGATCGTTCCGCGGCCGGAGGCCGCGGCGGACGACGCCGAGGAGGGTCGGCCGTCCGTGGGCGGGGACGAACTGCTCGCCTTCCTCCGGGAGCGGCTCCCCGCCCACTCGGTCCCGGCCAGCGTCACGAGCGTCACCGAGCTGCCACTGACGAGCAACGGGAAGGTGGACCGCCGGGCTCTCGCGGCGCGGGCCGGGGATGCCGTCGCGCCGGCAGCGGTGGAGCCACCGCGCGGCGAGATCGAGGAGACGGTCGCCGCGATCTGGGCGGAACTGCTCGGCACGACTGCCGTGGGCCGGTGGGACAACTTCTTCGCACTCGGTGGGGACAGCCTGCTCGCCACCCGGATGATCTCCAGGCTGAACGCCGCGGGCTTCGCCGGCGCCGACCTCGGCCGGCTCTTCCGCACGGCGGAGTTGGCCAGCTTCGCCGCCGACCTCCGGCACGGCGGCCCGGAGCGGCCGACGCCGACGCTGCGGCCCGATCCGGAGCACCGGTACGACCCCTTCCCCCTCACCGATGTGCAGCGGGCCTATTGGATCGGCCGTACGGACACCTTCGCGTTGGGTGGTGTCGGCTGCCACTTCTACACCGAGTACGACGGCGCGGGAATCGACCTGGACCGGCTCACCGACGCCTGGAACCGGGTCATCGAGCGGCACGAGATGCTCCGGGCGGTCTTCCTGCCCAGCGGCGAGCAGCGGATTCTCCCCAGCGTGCCGCGGTTCGAGATCCCGGTCGTCGAGGTCGGGTCCGGTGCCGCCGAGGAGGTGCTCGCGCGGCAGCGGGACGCCATGTCGCACCAGGTCCTCGACGCCGGCCGCTGGCCGTTGTTCGATGTCCGGGCGGTGCGCTACGGCGACCGGACCCGGCTCGCGGTGAGCATCGACAGCATCCTCATCGACGCGCTCAGCGCGATGATCCTGATGCGCGAGGTGGACACGTTCTACCGCCGGCCCGACGCCGAACTGCCGCCGGTCGGCGTCTCGTTCCGGGACTACGTGCTCGACGCGGGGCCGGACGAGGGCAGCCGGGCCGAGTCCGAGTCCTACTGGTCGGACCGGGTCGACAGCCTGCCCGAGGGGCCGGCCCTGCCGCTGGCCCGGGACCCCGCCACCATGCAGCGGCCCCGATTCCTCCGGCGGGAGCAGCAGCTTCCGGAGCCGCAGTGGCGCCGGCTGCGGGAGTTGGCCCAGCGGCACGGGCTGACCGGCTCGGCCCTTCTCGCCACCGCCTTCGCCGAGGTGCTCGGCGCCTGGAGCGCCCGGGGAGATCTCACCCTCAACGTGACCCTCTTCGACCGTCGGGACGTGCACCCGGACATCGATGCCGTCCTTGGTGACTTCACCTCGTTGCTGCTCGTGGGCTACCAGCCCGAACCGGACGAGAGCTGGCTCGACGCCGCCCGCCGGATGCAGCGGAGGATGGGCGAGGACCTGGCGCACAGCGATGTCTCGGCGGTGTGGGTAATGCGGGAGCTGGCCCGGCGCCGGGGCAGCCTCGAGGTCAGCATGCCGGTGGTCTTCACAAGTACGCTCGGGGTCACCGACGACGTCGTCGTCGAGCCCTCGTTCGCCGAACGGGTCTGGGGGGTCTCGCAGACGCCACAGGTCTGGCTCGACCACCAGGTCATGGAGCGGGCCGGCGGCCTGCTGCTGGTCTGGGACGCGGTCGAGGAGCTGTTCCCCGCGGGCGTGCTGGACGCGATGTTCGCGGCGTACATGCGGCTGCTGGAGTGGCTCGCCGAGGGCGCCTGGGCGGAGCCGGTGCCGGCGCTGCTCCCGGCCGAGCAGCGGATCGTTCGGGCCGACGTGAACGCCACCGCCGGGCCGGTACCCGACGGGCTGCTGCACACCGGGTTCTTCCGGCGGGCGGCCGAGTCCCCGGAACGGGTCGCGCTGCTCAGCGCCGACGGTGAGCTCACCTACGGCGAGCTGGCCGGACAGGCGCTCCGGGTGGCCGGCGCGCTGCTCGGGCACGGCGTCCGCCCCGGTGACCTGGTCGGGATCACGCTGCCCAAGGGGCCGGAGCAGGTGGCCGCGGTCCTCGGCACGCTGGCCGCCGGGGCGGTGTACGTGCCCTGCGGGGTGGATCAGCCGCCGCTGCGCCGGAATCGGATCTTCGCCGGCGCCGGTGTGCGCCTGGTCCTCACCGACACCGCCGCCCGGGACTGGCCGGAGACGGTACGGGCGGTGCCGCTCACCGACGCGGTGCGGGCTACCGCGACCGCCGAGCCGGTGCCGCTGAGCCCGGACGCGCCGGCGTACGTGATCTTCACCTCCGGCTCGACGGGCGAGCCGAAGGGCGTCGAGATCACCCACGCGGCGGCCGGAAACACCGTCGACGACGTCAACGAGCGGTTCGGGGTACGGGAGACGGACCGGGTCCTCGCCGTCTCGGCGCTCGACTTCGACCTGTCGGTGTACGACATCTTCGGGCTGCTCGCCGCCGGTGGGGCCCTGGTGCTCCCGGCCGAACAGGAGCGGCGGGAACCCCAGTCCTGGCTGCGACTGTGCCGCGAACACCAGGTGACCCTGTGGAACAGCGTCCCGGCGCTGCTGGACATGCTGCTGGTGGCGCTGTCCGGCGACGCGCCGGCCCCAGCCCCGGGGCTACGGCTGGTCCTGGTCTCCGGCGACTGGGTGGGGGTGGACCTGCCGGGCCGGGCGGCGGCGGCGTTCGACGGATGCCGGTTCGTGGCGCTCGGCGGTGCCACCGAGGCCGCCATCTGGTCCAACGCGGTCGAGGTGACCGAGGTGCCGGAGTCGTGGACCGCCGTACCGTACGGCCTGCCGCTGCGGAACCAGCGGTACCGGGTGGTGGACGACCGCGGCCGGGACTGCCCCGACTGGGTCGCCGGAGAGCTGTGGATCGGGGGCGCCGGAGTCGCCACCGGGTACCGCAACGACCCGGAACGCACCCGGGAACGTTTCGTCGACTACGCCGGGGAGCGCTGGTACCGCACCGGGGATCTGGGCCGCTACTGGCCCGACGGCACGCTGGAGTTCCTCGGCCGGACCGACCAGCAGGTGAAGGTGCGAGGACACCGGATCGAGCTGGGCGAGGTGACCGCGGCGCTGGCCGCCCACCCCGCGCTGAGCACGGCCGCCGCCGTCGCGGTCGGTCGCCCGCCCCGGCTGGTCGCCTTCGGGGTGACCGAAGTCGGCTGCGGCGACGAGGACCTCGCCGGACTGGAGGAGTTCGTCGCCGCTCGGCTGCCGGGCTACGCGGTGCCGGGTGTCTGCCTCGTCCTGGACGAGCTGCCGCTGACGGCCAACGGCAAGGTCGACCGGTCCGCCCTGGAGAAGCTGGCCGATGAGGACGGTGGCCCGGCCGAGCCCGGCGAGCCGCCCCGGGGCGAGGTCGAGGAGGCGGTCGCCGCGATCTGGGCCCGGCTGCTGGACCTGCCCGGCGTGGGCCGGGAGGAGAACTTCATCGCCCTCGGCGGGGACAGTCAACTCGCCGCCCGGCTCGCCGCGGCGCTGCGGGAGCGGTTCGGGGTGGACATCTCGTTGCGGCAGCTCTTCGCCGCTCCCACCATCGCCGGGACGGCACGGCTGATCGACGGTTTTGAGGAAGGCGCGCTATGA
- a CDS encoding AMP-binding protein, with amino-acid sequence MNLAATLERSCAERGWSQRPAVREPGRTWSHGAIHDLAGRAARILAAEGVRPGDRVLLALPDSAAWVVSFLAVARAGAVAVLVNPGLAAPEHTALVADCAPGLVLCPEALAGRFDVRTLSPTQLLDRAGRVSPVPAVPVAGTDPLYVQYTSGTTGDPKGAVHRHADPEAYHRYVGLGVLSISADDVTLSISKLHFAYGFGNAFVFPLFSGSSAVLLPERPAAATVAELVTEHRVTLLYGVPTSYAQLVAASDRAAFGSVRAAVSAGEALRPELAARARELLGVPLLDQVGSTEAGHAFCANTVTEHRVGTVGRPVPGHRLRLLDNDGVAVPDEVEGELWVAGETVMTGYLNRPEETARTLVAGWLRTRDLAVRHGDGTYTLHGRVDDLEMVGGITLAPQPVEHLIEEHPTVAEAAVAARPDETGATRLHAFVVPVPGADTPTVDDLARWLDGRVAPFKVPRGVTRLAALPRTPTGKLRRFALREQGSHGGPARERTGAAPDTDGREASAAGRSGVA; translated from the coding sequence ATGAATCTCGCGGCCACGCTGGAACGGAGCTGCGCGGAACGCGGCTGGAGCCAGCGCCCAGCCGTCCGCGAGCCGGGCCGGACCTGGTCCCACGGAGCCATCCACGATCTGGCCGGCCGGGCCGCGCGGATACTGGCGGCCGAAGGGGTCAGGCCGGGCGACCGGGTGCTCCTGGCGCTCCCCGACAGCGCCGCCTGGGTGGTCTCGTTCCTTGCCGTGGCGCGGGCCGGAGCGGTCGCAGTCCTGGTCAACCCGGGGCTGGCCGCTCCGGAGCACACGGCGCTCGTCGCCGACTGCGCCCCGGGTCTCGTCCTCTGCCCCGAGGCGCTGGCGGGCCGGTTCGACGTCCGTACGCTCTCCCCGACCCAACTGCTCGACCGGGCCGGCCGGGTGAGTCCGGTCCCGGCGGTTCCGGTGGCCGGCACCGATCCCCTGTACGTGCAGTACACCTCCGGCACCACCGGAGACCCGAAGGGAGCTGTCCACCGGCACGCCGACCCGGAGGCGTACCACCGGTATGTCGGGCTCGGTGTGCTGAGCATCAGCGCCGACGACGTCACCCTCTCGATCTCCAAGCTGCACTTCGCCTACGGTTTCGGTAACGCCTTCGTCTTCCCCCTCTTCTCCGGATCGTCGGCGGTGCTGCTGCCGGAGCGCCCGGCAGCCGCGACGGTCGCGGAACTCGTCACCGAGCACCGGGTCACCCTGCTCTACGGGGTGCCCACGTCGTACGCACAACTCGTCGCCGCCAGCGACCGGGCCGCCTTCGGCAGTGTCCGGGCCGCCGTCTCCGCCGGTGAGGCGCTGCGACCGGAGCTCGCGGCGCGGGCCCGGGAACTGCTCGGCGTCCCGCTGCTCGATCAGGTCGGATCCACCGAAGCCGGACACGCCTTCTGCGCGAACACCGTGACGGAGCACCGGGTCGGGACGGTCGGACGCCCGGTCCCGGGCCATCGCCTCCGGCTGCTCGACAACGACGGGGTGGCGGTGCCCGACGAGGTCGAGGGGGAACTCTGGGTCGCCGGGGAGACGGTCATGACCGGGTACCTGAACCGGCCGGAGGAGACCGCCCGCACCCTGGTGGCCGGCTGGCTGCGTACCCGGGACCTGGCGGTACGGCACGGCGACGGGACGTACACCCTGCACGGCCGGGTGGACGACCTGGAGATGGTCGGCGGGATCACCCTGGCACCGCAGCCGGTGGAGCACCTCATCGAGGAGCACCCGACGGTCGCGGAGGCCGCGGTGGCCGCCCGACCGGACGAGACCGGCGCCACCCGACTGCACGCCTTCGTCGTGCCGGTGCCCGGCGCCGACACCCCCACCGTGGACGACCTCGCTCGCTGGTTGGACGGCCGGGTGGCGCCGTTCAAGGTTCCCCGGGGCGTCACCCGCCTCGCCGCCCTGCCCCGCACGCCGACGGGGAAGCTCCGCCGCTTCGCCCTGCGGGAGCAGGGCAGCCATGGAGGACCCGCGCGGGAGCGCACCGGCGCCGCACCCGACACCGACGGCCGGGAAGCGAGCGCCGCCGGGCGTTCGGGGGTGGCGTGA